The following are encoded together in the Pedobacter steynii genome:
- a CDS encoding TonB-dependent receptor, with the protein MIKYLLFSILLVSFSCAFAQNIKVQGTITDQQTGVPFATITADHQTKTSSDHKGNYSFFVKQGQSIALKVYAVGYRVLNLSYTLHRDTTINLALEVESNTLDNVIISATRSAENIKNITSSVSVISKKKLETEMAINPDLSTILANQVPGFAPTAQTGNNVGQNLRGRPMLVMVDGVSQSSPLRNAEVDLRSIDPSVLQQVEVLKGATAIYGNGAAGGLVNYVTLVPDTAAKFAGKTQVNLNGSLVNMKNSAGGRFNQMVYGKIGKFDYVASGTYEQTGEYKDSKGDVVGPNYSLGETDSYNAFAKIGYVPARNQRVQFIYNTYSSLQNSNFTLVNGNLATGQKATGVLGKPLGKPTGVKYNHNFHLSYQIDSLFKNTNLNIDAFYQKRQDVFYVSLGRFDGGDGQSLATNDKKGARLFLQSWIVKESQINLSVAYGLDFMKDKTAQPLEDGRIWVPTMDMINLAPFAQANLNLFKDLIFKTGVRYERVNIRVDDYRTLRTTNAAGATLTPSFDVTGGNLKYGTYLFNAALKYNRYAIFSPFVSFSQGFSVMDIGLALRDAKVKSIDKINTDAVKVNNYEAGFETVYEGLSFSASAYTSTSKLGIEVVYDAATDQFNTSRSPERIYGFELAANYSLLPSLEFGASYSYTEGKRDLNGNGKYDDVEDMYLNGRRISAPKYTGIITYRPVKLLELSLNYTGIGSRNRFQKNANGIYNGNEGAVKAYHLFSFAGNYRINKTTRLSLGVENLFNQDYFPARAQWFMQPGFYSKGRGTAVNLGLSISY; encoded by the coding sequence ATGATAAAATACTTACTCTTTTCAATTTTATTAGTCTCGTTTTCCTGTGCTTTTGCGCAGAATATTAAAGTTCAGGGGACGATAACTGATCAGCAAACGGGCGTTCCATTTGCAACTATTACTGCTGATCATCAGACGAAAACATCAAGTGATCATAAGGGAAATTATTCTTTTTTTGTAAAACAAGGTCAGTCAATTGCGTTAAAAGTTTATGCAGTAGGATATCGGGTACTGAACTTGAGCTATACTTTACACCGGGATACCACCATAAATTTAGCGCTGGAAGTAGAATCCAATACGCTGGATAACGTGATTATTTCTGCAACCCGTTCAGCAGAAAACATTAAGAATATTACTTCCTCAGTGAGTGTTATTTCTAAAAAGAAACTGGAGACTGAAATGGCTATTAATCCAGATTTGAGTACCATCTTAGCGAACCAGGTTCCCGGGTTTGCACCCACAGCCCAAACAGGAAATAATGTCGGACAGAATCTTCGCGGAAGGCCAATGCTGGTAATGGTCGATGGGGTAAGTCAATCTTCACCTTTAAGGAATGCAGAAGTGGACCTTCGGTCAATAGATCCTTCCGTTTTACAGCAGGTAGAGGTGTTAAAGGGAGCTACTGCGATTTATGGAAATGGTGCGGCAGGAGGGCTTGTTAACTATGTGACCCTGGTCCCTGATACCGCGGCGAAATTTGCAGGAAAAACCCAGGTAAACTTGAATGGGTCCCTGGTAAACATGAAAAATTCTGCAGGGGGCCGCTTTAACCAGATGGTGTACGGAAAAATCGGGAAGTTCGATTACGTGGCCAGTGGAACTTATGAACAAACCGGAGAATATAAAGATTCAAAAGGTGATGTTGTAGGCCCTAATTATAGTTTAGGAGAAACGGATAGCTATAATGCATTTGCGAAAATTGGATATGTACCGGCAAGGAATCAACGTGTTCAATTCATATATAACACCTATAGTAGCTTGCAGAATAGCAATTTTACGTTAGTAAATGGGAATCTGGCCACTGGTCAGAAGGCGACGGGAGTTTTAGGAAAGCCGCTTGGAAAACCAACTGGCGTAAAGTATAATCACAATTTCCATTTATCTTATCAGATAGATAGTTTGTTTAAAAACACGAATCTGAATATAGATGCATTTTATCAAAAACGTCAGGATGTATTTTATGTGTCTTTAGGCAGATTTGACGGAGGAGATGGACAGTCGCTTGCAACAAACGATAAGAAAGGTGCTCGTTTATTCCTGCAAAGTTGGATAGTTAAAGAATCACAAATAAATTTAAGTGTTGCTTATGGACTGGATTTTATGAAAGACAAAACAGCTCAGCCATTGGAAGACGGCAGAATTTGGGTGCCGACAATGGATATGATCAATCTTGCGCCGTTTGCACAGGCAAACTTAAATCTCTTTAAAGATCTGATCTTTAAGACGGGAGTACGCTATGAGCGCGTGAATATCCGAGTAGATGATTATCGCACGCTACGCACTACCAATGCAGCCGGTGCAACGCTTACGCCGTCATTTGACGTTACGGGAGGAAACCTTAAATATGGAACCTATCTTTTTAATGCTGCTTTAAAATATAACAGGTACGCTATATTTAGTCCTTTCGTAAGTTTCTCTCAGGGATTTTCTGTAATGGACATTGGTCTTGCATTAAGGGATGCAAAGGTTAAAAGTATAGATAAAATTAATACTGATGCAGTAAAAGTGAACAATTACGAAGCAGGTTTTGAAACTGTTTATGAGGGGTTGTCGTTCTCTGCCTCTGCTTATACCAGCACTTCGAAGTTAGGGATAGAAGTGGTTTATGATGCTGCGACAGATCAGTTTAATACGAGCAGAAGCCCGGAAAGGATCTATGGATTTGAGCTTGCCGCTAATTATTCTTTGCTGCCTTCATTGGAATTTGGTGCCAGTTACAGCTATACCGAAGGCAAACGAGACCTGAATGGTAATGGCAAATATGATGATGTAGAAGATATGTATTTGAATGGCCGACGTATTTCTGCACCAAAATATACGGGAATCATTACTTACAGACCTGTTAAATTATTGGAACTTAGCCTTAACTATACTGGCATTGGTTCACGTAATCGTTTCCAGAAAAATGCCAATGGAATTTATAATGGTAATGAAGGAGCGGTCAAAGCTTATCACTTATTTAGCTTTGCCGGAAATTATCGGATAAATAAAACTACCAGATTGAGTCTTGGGGTTGAAAATTTGTTTAATCAGGATTACTTCCCAGCAAGGGCCCAATGGTTTATGCAGCCAGGGTTTTATTCAAAAGGAAGGGGTACTGCTGTTAACCTTGGACTATCCATCAGCTATTAA
- a CDS encoding deoxyguanosinetriphosphate triphosphohydrolase — protein sequence MNWEKLLSAKRWGNEDRFAGNQKEARSEFQRDYDRIIFSSPFRRLQNKTQVFPLPGSVFVHNRLTHSLEVASVGRSLGTIFYNKIKENDPNIDESCPLLCEIGNIIASACLAHDLGNPAFGHSGESAISHYFTDGDGKQYQSQVSPGQWEDLIHFEGNANALRILTHQFAGKGTGGFALTYATLASIAKYPCASLAGHNKKNIYTKKYGFFQSEESGFEKIALEMDLIKVQDEPLVYKRHPLVYLVEAADDICYNIIDLEDAHRLKILSYEEVQTLLLPLCNDPKLPARLAEMEDDDAKITLMRAKSISTLIWQCSMVFFKEQEAILNGDFNRSLMDAIEEPFLSVMKEIEKISYKRIYNYSSVVQIEVAGYQVMGGLLEEFIPAYLQNESKYHKKLVELIPKQFLTKETDAYSKIQSVLDFISGMTDLYAVELFRKIKGISFPSMS from the coding sequence ATGAATTGGGAAAAGTTATTATCGGCGAAACGCTGGGGGAATGAGGATAGGTTTGCGGGGAATCAGAAAGAAGCGAGGTCAGAGTTTCAAAGAGATTACGACAGAATCATATTCTCTTCACCGTTTAGGCGATTGCAAAATAAGACGCAGGTATTTCCTTTACCGGGAAGTGTATTTGTCCATAACCGCTTAACCCATAGTCTGGAAGTGGCTAGTGTTGGTCGCTCATTGGGAACAATATTTTACAATAAGATCAAAGAGAACGATCCAAATATCGATGAATCCTGTCCTTTGCTTTGTGAAATAGGAAATATTATTGCATCTGCCTGTCTGGCACACGATCTTGGGAATCCTGCTTTTGGGCACTCAGGAGAGTCGGCCATTTCTCATTACTTTACTGATGGCGATGGTAAGCAATACCAATCACAGGTAAGTCCAGGGCAATGGGAAGACCTGATTCATTTTGAAGGAAATGCAAATGCATTGAGGATCCTGACCCATCAGTTTGCCGGAAAGGGGACGGGTGGTTTTGCATTGACATATGCTACCCTGGCTTCTATTGCCAAGTATCCTTGTGCTTCATTGGCCGGACACAACAAGAAGAATATTTACACTAAGAAATATGGATTCTTCCAGTCGGAAGAAAGTGGGTTTGAAAAGATTGCTCTAGAGATGGACCTGATTAAGGTCCAGGATGAGCCTTTAGTTTATAAGCGTCATCCATTGGTATACCTGGTAGAAGCTGCGGATGATATTTGTTATAACATCATTGACCTGGAAGATGCTCATAGACTAAAGATACTTTCTTATGAAGAGGTTCAGACTTTGTTATTGCCTTTATGTAATGATCCTAAATTGCCAGCTAGGCTAGCTGAAATGGAGGATGATGATGCCAAGATTACCCTGATGAGGGCAAAGTCTATAAGCACGTTGATCTGGCAATGTTCCATGGTGTTTTTTAAGGAACAGGAAGCCATTCTGAATGGTGATTTCAATAGAAGCCTGATGGATGCAATTGAAGAACCCTTCCTTTCCGTGATGAAAGAGATTGAAAAGATTTCTTATAAAAGGATTTATAACTATTCTTCCGTGGTTCAGATAGAAGTGGCCGGTTACCAGGTGATGGGTGGTTTGCTGGAAGAGTTTATTCCTGCTTACCTCCAGAATGAATCAAAGTATCATAAAAAACTGGTAGAACTGATTCCTAAACAATTTCTGACCAAAGAGACAGATGCTTATTCTAAAATACAAAGCGTGCTTGATTTCATATCAGGAATGACAGATTTATATGCTGTAGAGCTTTTCAGAAAGATTAAAGGAATTTCTTTTCCTTCTATGAGTTAA
- a CDS encoding DUF4234 domain-containing protein, with product MTPQDNSVYLDQSTHYNFEIEPQYLIKESKFLLLSILTFGFYPIWWIYKSWTFFIQKEGSNANPAMRVVFNVFFMLSLLNKIQRFGKQEGYQGRSFPVISYILIIGAGLCSVFPPPFFLINTLSCLFFLPYLRTLNYCLQQSSEIRSYEDTGLSTRQTVLVVIGLVFWILVTIGLLFGK from the coding sequence ATGACGCCTCAGGACAATTCTGTTTATTTAGATCAATCAACTCACTATAACTTTGAAATCGAGCCTCAATATCTTATTAAAGAATCAAAATTCTTATTATTAAGTATACTAACTTTTGGTTTCTATCCGATTTGGTGGATTTATAAGAGCTGGACCTTTTTTATTCAGAAGGAAGGATCCAATGCAAATCCTGCAATGAGGGTCGTATTTAATGTTTTTTTTATGCTATCCTTGTTAAACAAAATTCAACGATTCGGCAAACAGGAAGGATATCAAGGTCGCAGCTTTCCTGTAATCAGTTATATTTTAATTATCGGAGCGGGCTTATGTTCGGTTTTTCCTCCGCCCTTTTTTCTAATTAATACCTTAAGCTGTTTATTTTTCCTGCCTTACCTTAGAACTTTAAATTACTGCCTGCAACAATCTTCTGAAATACGCAGCTATGAAGATACGGGATTAAGTACAAGGCAAACTGTCCTGGTGGTAATAGGTCTTGTTTTTTGGATACTTGTTACTATTGGATTGTTGTTTGGCAAATAA
- a CDS encoding protein adenylyltransferase SelO, with translation MQNLSSNTFVNNFTESFAGDQSGNPQPRQTPGVLYSKVMPSPVREPRLLAWTEDLAAELGIDKPNEKDIDLLGGNFVNPTMQPYAACYAGHQFGNWAGQLGDGRAITLGEWPLPSGRSWELQLKGAGLTPYSRRADGRAVLRSSLREYLMSEAMYHLGVPTTRALSLVATGDPVRRDMFYDGRPANEPGAIVMRAASSFLRFGNFEMLAARKEYDHLRQLVDWTIERFHPHIDGADKTLIWFEEVLEKTATMVVEWLRVGFVHGVMNTDNMSILGLTIDYGPFSFLDAYDPDFSPNTTDHPGLRYAFGKQHSIAYWNLGCLANAIAPLFEDTADLIKTLESFAPVFYEKYYAMKAGKMGLDNVSDHDIELIDQFENLLATVQPDMTIFYQLLIELPEDMVDEPAIVSHFTPALYNQLNDADRVLLSKNIKNYQTRMASNKISRTAAQSQMTANNPRFVLRNFLLYQAIQDLEKGDNGLFKRLQTALQDPYSKNHDEFFGLRPFWANEQPGSATLSCSS, from the coding sequence ATGCAAAATCTGAGTTCCAATACATTCGTCAATAACTTTACCGAAAGCTTCGCAGGAGACCAAAGCGGGAACCCTCAACCAAGACAAACCCCTGGAGTATTATATAGTAAAGTAATGCCAAGCCCGGTAAGAGAACCTCGATTACTAGCCTGGACGGAAGATCTTGCCGCGGAGCTGGGAATAGACAAGCCAAATGAAAAGGATATAGACTTACTTGGGGGAAACTTTGTTAATCCTACAATGCAGCCCTATGCCGCCTGTTATGCCGGGCATCAATTTGGTAACTGGGCCGGACAACTAGGCGACGGAAGAGCAATTACCCTGGGAGAATGGCCCTTGCCATCCGGCAGGTCCTGGGAACTGCAATTGAAAGGCGCCGGCCTTACCCCCTACTCCCGTAGAGCGGATGGAAGAGCTGTACTCCGGTCGTCCCTAAGAGAATACCTCATGAGTGAAGCCATGTATCATTTAGGTGTACCCACCACAAGAGCATTGAGTTTGGTCGCTACAGGTGATCCGGTAAGGCGTGATATGTTTTATGATGGAAGGCCTGCAAATGAACCAGGAGCGATAGTGATGCGTGCAGCGTCCAGTTTTTTGCGTTTTGGGAATTTTGAAATGCTTGCCGCAAGAAAAGAATATGATCATTTAAGACAACTGGTGGATTGGACGATTGAGCGGTTTCACCCTCATATCGATGGAGCAGATAAAACCCTAATCTGGTTTGAAGAGGTTCTGGAGAAAACGGCAACAATGGTTGTAGAATGGCTTCGTGTAGGTTTCGTACATGGAGTGATGAATACAGATAACATGTCGATTCTGGGATTGACGATAGATTATGGACCTTTTTCATTTCTGGATGCTTATGATCCGGATTTTAGCCCGAATACTACTGATCATCCTGGACTTCGTTATGCTTTTGGCAAACAACACTCTATCGCGTACTGGAACCTGGGCTGCCTGGCAAATGCCATTGCCCCTTTATTTGAAGATACCGCAGATCTGATCAAGACACTGGAAAGCTTTGCTCCTGTCTTTTATGAAAAATATTATGCAATGAAGGCCGGAAAAATGGGACTGGATAACGTATCGGATCATGATATCGAGCTGATTGATCAGTTTGAAAATCTATTGGCAACCGTACAACCGGATATGACCATTTTTTATCAGTTGCTGATTGAATTGCCGGAAGATATGGTTGATGAACCAGCTATTGTCTCTCATTTTACCCCCGCTTTATATAACCAGCTCAATGATGCGGACCGGGTATTGCTGAGTAAGAACATCAAAAATTATCAAACCAGAATGGCTTCAAATAAGATTTCAAGAACTGCAGCTCAATCACAGATGACAGCAAACAACCCAAGGTTTGTCCTCAGGAATTTTCTGCTTTATCAGGCAATACAGGATCTGGAAAAAGGAGACAATGGGCTTTTCAAAAGATTACAGACTGCATTACAAGATCCCTATTCTAAAAATCATGATGAGTTTTTTGGATTGAGACCTTTCTGGGCGAACGAACAACCTGGAAGTGCCACATTATCCTGCAGTTCATGA
- a CDS encoding thioredoxin family protein, producing the protein MGFPQKKDVAISFESLSDSLAKDPKPILIHVYTNWCTYCMMQENGIKKSAELSSLLGKELYYLKLNAENKETISFNHEQYHFKPNGPSTGMHELALALGKGNKDFAYPMWFILDTNYKVQYRFSGYLKPKDLNTLLLAYLKEKKIRPTTMP; encoded by the coding sequence ATGGGATTTCCACAGAAAAAGGATGTCGCGATTTCTTTCGAATCGCTCTCAGACAGTCTGGCGAAAGATCCAAAGCCCATTCTCATTCATGTATATACAAATTGGTGTACCTATTGTATGATGCAGGAGAATGGAATAAAGAAGTCTGCAGAACTTTCTTCTTTATTAGGAAAAGAGCTGTATTACCTTAAGCTTAACGCAGAAAATAAAGAAACGATCTCTTTTAATCATGAACAGTATCATTTTAAACCGAACGGACCAAGTACAGGAATGCATGAGTTGGCATTAGCGTTAGGAAAGGGTAATAAAGATTTTGCTTATCCCATGTGGTTTATTCTGGATACTAATTATAAGGTACAATATCGTTTCTCTGGTTACCTTAAACCAAAAGACTTGAATACATTGTTACTGGCTTATCTGAAAGAAAAAAAGATCCGCCCGACAACAATGCCCTAG
- a CDS encoding TonB-dependent receptor, whose product MKLKFLLSCTLVLLGSMAFAQKGALTGKITDNTGPLPGASIFLKGNNSASSSDVKGEFRISNVANGDYTLLVKFIGYKPLSKEVTVKAGEITNLGILLLSSNENNLTEVRVSGSSSRRGSEARALNMQKESPRIVNVIAADGIGKLPDRNAGEAVQRVSGVVLERDQGEGRFISLRGLPSEWSSSSINGDRIPTAEEQTTSRSTAFDFFPTELIQFVEISKALTPDMEGDALGGNVNFITRTSPDKETFDISLGGGYNAKADGAAFSGNVLYGNRSKNDKFGFLVNGSIWNRQWATDNYEPRFAGQNIARMELRDYYGRRRTMGFNGAADYKLAENSKIYIRGMYGSLNDNEKHYKLRLRYEKDRAEAQNIHNILKTRLFGGDVGGDFSLGTNSTLDFKISHYNNDFNYGDIPNKDFPSYYIVQYDQNKVGYTNLINGKYAAYQVDGGDVDPNSPQTHLPGQDAVNDASKYTFSSVQMELHHINETDRVVAQVNFKNKISSDFEFKAGLKYRDKLRTERYELPTWIWDSKGGTMPAPEYTSFNLVDKPYANDYAKEFGNQFMGIFPEFMSIPETDNFFNKYRANLKVDSTGSSLLANGVQTGSNFDVYEKQSAGYVMGTWKASQELTVIGGLRIENTDLKVKGWLYEAVAGQPNYKGKLTPQIKTNNYTVLLPMLHLKYSPNDHVNVRIAATKTFARPDFGSLVAGGTYAVQENRFNYGNPLIKPVKSYNLDLMTEYYFGNVGAITAGAFYKNVKDPIFSDSKFYEEFEGKQNARVVQDQNGADARVAGFELGLSKKLDFLPGMLGGLGVSANYTFIRSRMTIPDRAEKVRIPGQANNLFNVALFYENKVVQARVALNHKGNNIVTHGNTANADEYFGENTSMDANLSYRISQKLMLSAEANNLLNTEYRYYFGVPERPSQVERYGVRGQVGVKLSL is encoded by the coding sequence ATGAAACTAAAATTTCTACTCTCTTGTACGCTGGTATTGCTTGGCAGTATGGCGTTTGCCCAGAAAGGGGCATTAACTGGTAAAATCACCGATAACACAGGGCCTCTTCCCGGTGCTTCCATCTTCCTGAAAGGTAATAATTCTGCTTCCAGCTCAGATGTAAAAGGAGAGTTCCGAATCTCAAATGTTGCCAACGGAGATTATACTTTATTGGTAAAATTTATTGGCTACAAGCCACTGTCAAAAGAAGTGACCGTAAAGGCCGGAGAAATTACCAATCTCGGTATTTTGCTACTCAGCTCTAATGAAAATAACCTAACTGAGGTTAGGGTAAGCGGATCATCTTCCAGAAGAGGAAGTGAGGCCAGGGCACTAAACATGCAAAAGGAAAGTCCAAGAATCGTGAATGTGATTGCGGCAGATGGAATTGGAAAATTACCGGACCGTAATGCGGGTGAAGCTGTTCAAAGGGTTTCTGGTGTTGTTTTGGAAAGAGACCAGGGTGAAGGAAGGTTCATCTCCCTGAGAGGCTTACCATCCGAATGGAGTTCTTCAAGTATTAATGGCGACAGGATTCCGACGGCCGAGGAACAAACAACTTCACGCTCCACTGCATTCGATTTCTTCCCCACTGAACTGATTCAGTTTGTTGAAATTTCCAAGGCACTGACTCCGGACATGGAAGGAGATGCGCTAGGAGGAAATGTTAATTTTATTACCCGTACTTCTCCGGATAAGGAGACTTTCGACATTTCTTTGGGTGGCGGCTATAACGCAAAAGCCGACGGTGCTGCCTTTAGTGGGAATGTACTTTATGGCAATCGCAGTAAGAACGATAAATTTGGCTTCCTGGTAAATGGATCTATCTGGAACAGACAGTGGGCAACAGACAACTATGAACCTCGTTTTGCTGGTCAGAATATTGCGCGCATGGAATTGCGTGATTACTATGGTCGTCGTCGTACGATGGGCTTTAATGGAGCCGCAGATTATAAACTGGCTGAAAATTCCAAAATCTATATCAGAGGAATGTATGGTTCTTTAAATGACAATGAGAAACATTATAAACTACGGTTGCGCTATGAAAAAGATCGTGCTGAGGCGCAGAATATCCATAACATCCTAAAAACACGTTTGTTTGGTGGAGATGTAGGTGGTGATTTCAGTTTAGGAACAAACTCAACCTTAGACTTTAAGATCTCACATTATAACAACGACTTTAACTATGGGGATATCCCAAACAAAGATTTTCCTTCTTATTATATTGTTCAATACGACCAGAATAAAGTTGGATATACGAATCTGATTAATGGAAAATATGCTGCCTATCAGGTGGATGGTGGTGATGTTGATCCGAACTCTCCTCAGACTCATCTCCCAGGGCAGGATGCGGTTAATGATGCCAGTAAATATACCTTCAGCTCCGTACAAATGGAGCTTCATCACATCAATGAAACAGATCGTGTTGTGGCTCAGGTAAATTTTAAGAACAAGATCAGTTCTGATTTTGAATTCAAGGCAGGATTAAAATACAGAGATAAATTACGTACTGAAAGGTATGAGTTGCCAACCTGGATATGGGACAGTAAGGGGGGAACAATGCCAGCTCCGGAATACACCAGTTTCAACCTGGTAGATAAGCCTTATGCTAATGATTATGCAAAAGAATTCGGTAATCAGTTTATGGGAATATTCCCTGAGTTCATGTCGATACCGGAAACAGATAACTTTTTCAATAAATACAGAGCTAACCTGAAAGTTGATTCCACTGGGTCTTCCCTGCTTGCAAACGGAGTACAAACAGGTTCCAATTTTGATGTGTATGAAAAGCAAAGCGCGGGATATGTTATGGGAACGTGGAAAGCGTCACAAGAACTGACGGTGATCGGTGGACTAAGGATCGAAAATACAGATCTTAAAGTAAAAGGTTGGTTGTATGAAGCGGTCGCAGGCCAGCCAAACTACAAAGGGAAATTAACACCTCAAATTAAAACCAATAACTATACTGTGCTTTTACCGATGCTCCATTTAAAATATTCTCCAAATGATCACGTAAATGTTCGGATTGCAGCAACGAAAACCTTTGCCAGGCCAGATTTTGGTTCATTGGTTGCGGGAGGTACGTATGCGGTACAAGAAAATAGGTTTAATTATGGAAATCCACTAATAAAGCCTGTTAAGTCTTATAACCTGGATCTGATGACAGAATACTATTTTGGAAATGTAGGCGCAATTACGGCAGGAGCTTTTTATAAAAATGTAAAGGATCCAATCTTCTCTGACTCTAAATTTTATGAAGAATTTGAGGGTAAACAAAATGCAAGAGTAGTTCAGGATCAAAATGGAGCAGATGCAAGGGTTGCGGGCTTTGAATTGGGCCTGAGCAAAAAGCTGGATTTCCTTCCCGGAATGCTTGGTGGGTTGGGTGTAAGTGCCAATTATACCTTTATCCGTTCCAGAATGACTATTCCGGACAGAGCCGAAAAAGTGCGCATCCCCGGACAAGCTAACAATCTGTTTAATGTGGCGTTGTTTTACGAAAATAAAGTAGTACAGGCGAGAGTAGCTTTAAATCATAAAGGAAATAATATTGTAACTCATGGCAATACTGCAAATGCAGACGAGTATTTTGGTGAAAATACTTCAATGGATGCCAATCTTTCTTATCGCATCAGCCAGAAACTAATGCTGTCTGCAGAGGCAAATAATTTATTGAATACGGAGTATCGGTATTATTTCGGTGTGCCCGAGCGCCCTTCGCAGGTAGAACGGTATGGTGTTCGTGGCCAAGTAGGTGTAAAGTTGAGTTTGTAG
- a CDS encoding metallophosphoesterase family protein, with protein MKRRDLLKKLGLATGTIALTGVAVSPSLAAIPKKKKVLKIAHITDVHIRPEYNAVQRFKKCLERIKNDKVDLILNGGDSIYAADYENIKKERVLEQWACWKDAVKVVGHIKMHHVLGNHDMWWQGKGDEMYGKPGVLKMLDMPHNYYSFDRNGWHFIMLDSNHPTSPGMLDETQWKWFVGDVEKNSQGKPILIMSHYPLLSCTGITDSKPDATGPFKISGSYNHLDIMKFIDLFNKNKNVKVCLSGHIHLLDKVWYNDVTYLCNGATSGFWWEPGDDGKSAYKQTVPGYTLLNLYDDGSFDHEYIKYEA; from the coding sequence ATGAAAAGAAGAGATTTACTTAAAAAGTTAGGCCTTGCAACCGGAACCATTGCGTTAACAGGCGTTGCTGTCAGCCCTTCCCTTGCTGCAATCCCGAAAAAGAAGAAGGTTTTAAAAATCGCACACATTACCGATGTACACATCAGACCAGAATATAATGCGGTGCAGCGGTTTAAAAAATGTCTGGAAAGAATCAAAAATGATAAAGTTGACCTGATTCTGAACGGTGGAGATTCTATCTATGCTGCAGATTATGAAAACATAAAAAAAGAAAGGGTGCTGGAACAATGGGCTTGCTGGAAAGACGCAGTGAAGGTTGTTGGCCATATCAAAATGCACCATGTTCTAGGGAATCATGATATGTGGTGGCAGGGAAAAGGTGATGAAATGTATGGGAAACCCGGAGTGTTGAAGATGTTGGACATGCCACACAACTATTACAGTTTTGACCGCAATGGCTGGCATTTTATAATGCTGGACAGCAATCATCCTACCAGTCCTGGGATGCTGGATGAAACACAGTGGAAGTGGTTTGTTGGTGATGTAGAGAAGAATAGTCAGGGTAAACCGATCCTGATTATGTCTCATTATCCACTATTGAGTTGTACAGGAATTACAGACAGCAAACCGGATGCAACAGGACCTTTTAAGATCAGTGGTAGTTATAATCACCTCGATATCATGAAGTTTATCGACCTATTCAATAAAAATAAAAACGTCAAGGTGTGTTTAAGTGGACATATTCACCTATTGGATAAGGTTTGGTATAATGATGTTACCTATTTATGTAATGGGGCAACCAGTGGTTTTTGGTGGGAGCCTGGGGATGATGGAAAAAGTGCATATAAACAGACTGTACCAGGATATACGTTGCTTAATCTTTACGATGATGGCAGTTTTGATCATGAATACATTAAATATGAAGCTTAA